The Mucilaginibacter mallensis genome has a segment encoding these proteins:
- a CDS encoding phospholipase D-like domain-containing protein has product MLYTLSAGWAGRLAHFALTFNAPKIIIKLNNLEDSEMIDALYEASNAGVKIELIVRSICRLRPGVPGLSENITLTCVIGRYLEHSRIFIFNNDNAPKVFLGSSDWMERNLRSRVEVVFPVYDEACKDEIFSFIKLQLAPYRKSSLIDQNLKSIPIEPGSECGNDTQEAFYQLIKEK; this is encoded by the coding sequence ATGCTATACACACTATCAGCAGGTTGGGCTGGAAGGTTAGCGCATTTTGCACTAACCTTTAATGCTCCCAAAATTATTATTAAGCTGAATAACCTCGAAGATAGTGAGATGATTGATGCACTTTATGAAGCTTCTAATGCCGGCGTAAAAATAGAGCTGATTGTACGCAGTATTTGTCGTTTGAGGCCAGGTGTGCCCGGCCTTAGTGAAAACATTACACTGACCTGCGTTATAGGGAGGTATTTGGAACATTCGAGGATATTTATTTTTAACAATGATAATGCGCCAAAGGTTTTTCTCGGTTCGTCAGACTGGATGGAGCGCAATCTGCGATCAAGGGTAGAAGTAGTATTTCCCGTGTATGATGAAGCCTGCAAAGACGAAATATTCAGCTTTATAAAGCTTCAGTTAGCGCCTTATAGAAAATCAAGTTTGATTGATCAAAATCTTAAATCAATACCAATAGAGCCTGGATCAGAATGTGGAAATGATACACAGGAAGCTTTCTATCAATTGATAAAGGAAAAATGA
- a CDS encoding peptidase domain-containing ABC transporter, with protein sequence MRKAVKIKQRDITDCGAACIVSVAAHYQLQLPVSRIRQYAGTDKKGTNILGMIEAAEKLGFQAKGAKGGLDSLSKIPLPAIAHVILKNGLQHFVVIYKVNQGRVTYMDPADGSIYKVPLNDFKTNWTGVIILLLPGEHFSKGNEKTSNAKRFWQLLAPHKVMMFQALIGAIIYTILGLSMAIFVQKIIDFVLTDGNIHLLNLMSIAMIAILLFQIIINFYKSLIGLHTGQMMDARLILGYYKHLLKLPQRFFDTMRVGEIISRVNDAVKIRVFINDIAMNMAVNVLIIAFSMSIMFLYYWKLALITLSIIPAYTIVYWISNQVNKKWQRKLMETNAELETQLVESINSAATIKRFGLEDYSNLKTENNFIELLKSIYISSVKGLHLNNAADFSTRLITIIILWSGSYFVIQRELSPGELLSFYALIGYFTGPAASLIGANKNIQDALIAADRLFEIIDLETEAVDDNKIIFTSDMIGDIQFNNVHFKYDTRTVVFNGLNIIVQKNSTTAIVGESGSGKSTLLSLMQNLYPLKEGNITIGGLDIKYISNSSLRRIISIVPQKIDLFAGTVIDNIAIGDYEPDIKRVIDLSTLLGINEFIEKLPDNYYSVINEQGANLSGGQKQRIAIARALYRNPEILIMDEATSSLDPTSEQKVQTTLAWFKKQGKTIIIIAHRLSTIKNCDEILVLRNGELVEQGSHSTLLESNSYYKTLWQYHVEGV encoded by the coding sequence ATGCGCAAAGCGGTAAAAATAAAACAGCGAGATATTACAGATTGCGGCGCAGCCTGTATAGTATCTGTTGCCGCACATTATCAATTGCAATTACCTGTTAGCCGAATACGGCAGTATGCCGGTACAGATAAAAAGGGTACCAATATATTGGGAATGATCGAGGCAGCAGAAAAATTAGGTTTTCAAGCGAAGGGAGCTAAAGGTGGCTTGGATAGTTTATCTAAAATACCGTTACCGGCTATAGCACATGTAATACTAAAAAATGGATTACAGCATTTTGTGGTTATTTACAAAGTAAATCAAGGACGTGTTACCTACATGGATCCCGCTGATGGGAGTATTTATAAAGTACCTCTCAATGATTTTAAAACAAATTGGACTGGGGTAATTATTTTATTGCTGCCCGGTGAGCACTTTTCAAAAGGAAATGAAAAAACATCAAATGCTAAACGATTTTGGCAATTGTTGGCTCCGCATAAAGTTATGATGTTTCAAGCGTTAATTGGCGCTATCATTTACACTATACTTGGTTTGAGTATGGCCATTTTTGTGCAAAAAATAATCGATTTTGTTTTAACGGATGGAAATATACACTTGCTTAATCTAATGAGCATTGCAATGATCGCTATATTGCTGTTTCAGATCATCATTAATTTTTACAAATCTCTGATCGGCCTCCATACTGGACAGATGATGGATGCCCGATTAATACTTGGCTATTACAAACATTTACTAAAACTACCACAGCGTTTTTTTGATACGATGCGGGTAGGTGAGATTATTAGTCGTGTGAATGATGCGGTAAAGATTAGGGTATTTATAAATGATATAGCAATGAACATGGCTGTTAACGTATTGATTATAGCGTTTTCTATGTCCATCATGTTTTTATATTATTGGAAATTGGCGCTTATTACACTTTCTATTATCCCCGCCTATACAATAGTTTATTGGATTAGTAACCAAGTCAACAAAAAATGGCAACGTAAACTAATGGAAACTAATGCCGAATTAGAGACACAATTGGTAGAGAGCATTAACTCAGCGGCAACTATTAAACGCTTTGGTTTGGAAGATTATTCCAATTTAAAAACGGAAAATAACTTTATTGAATTGTTAAAATCAATTTACATAAGCAGTGTAAAAGGACTGCATTTAAATAATGCAGCTGATTTTTCTACACGGTTAATAACTATTATTATTTTGTGGTCTGGCAGTTATTTTGTGATACAACGCGAATTATCACCGGGTGAATTATTATCATTTTACGCGCTAATCGGGTACTTTACGGGGCCAGCTGCCTCCCTAATAGGCGCCAACAAAAATATACAGGATGCTTTAATAGCTGCGGATCGTTTATTTGAGATCATTGATCTGGAAACAGAGGCCGTAGATGATAACAAGATAATATTCACTTCGGACATGATAGGTGATATCCAGTTTAATAATGTACACTTCAAGTATGATACTAGAACAGTTGTTTTCAATGGATTAAATATAATTGTTCAAAAAAATAGTACTACAGCCATAGTTGGTGAAAGTGGCAGCGGAAAATCAACACTACTTTCCTTAATGCAAAATTTGTATCCATTAAAAGAAGGTAATATTACAATTGGAGGATTGGATATAAAATATATCAGCAATAGTAGCTTAAGGAGAATTATTTCGATAGTACCTCAAAAAATTGATTTATTCGCTGGAACTGTAATAGATAATATTGCAATTGGTGATTACGAGCCAGATATTAAAAGGGTTATAGATTTGAGCACGTTACTAGGAATAAATGAGTTTATAGAAAAACTGCCGGATAATTATTACTCTGTAATAAATGAACAAGGCGCGAATTTATCAGGTGGTCAAAAACAACGAATTGCGATCGCTAGAGCATTGTACAGAAATCCAGAAATATTAATAATGGATGAAGCTACATCATCTCTTGACCCAACGAGTGAGCAAAAAGTACAAACAACCCTTGCATGGTTTAAAAAACAAGGTAAAACTATCATTATCATTGCGCATCGATTATCAACAATAAAAAATTGCGATGAAATACTTGTATTGAGGAATGGAGAATTAGTCGAACAGGGATCACACAGTACTCTATTGGAAAGCAATTCTTATTATAAAACACTTTGGCAATATCATGTTGAAGGAGTATAA
- a CDS encoding HlyD family secretion protein, translated as MLISISQISNTTINYLPAFRKRSYILYWIILLMVITTLVTLPLIHITIAVTAQGITRPIRERTDVKTVIGGIIDSVYYHEGSTIKKGATLLRIKDAVTKGKKLLNNYEISQHTQCIHDLQLLTTHQLNESIISQLYSPLYKEQLSHYLHQKTDQDASLKKNTQEYNTDAVLLKGKVITNKEFFDAQIAYEKATANAKAFEVEQQSSWQQDLVRYNLELSQYKEEQDEVNIDASYFEVKAPVSGTLQGINTLYTGGLLQSNETLCTISPDGSLIAECYVSTKDIGLIKQGQSVRFQIDAFDYNYFGALTGKVISVDNDFTTLNGNIIFKVRCRFDSTQLHLKNGYAGNLQKGLTFQARFIIGDRTLWQLLWDNINNWLNPAAPQHTT; from the coding sequence ATGCTGATTTCTATTTCACAGATATCCAACACCACTATCAATTACCTACCAGCATTTCGTAAACGCAGCTATATTTTGTATTGGATAATATTGCTCATGGTAATAACTACTCTTGTAACATTGCCCCTGATACATATTACGATAGCCGTAACAGCCCAAGGTATTACACGGCCGATACGCGAACGCACTGATGTAAAGACGGTAATAGGAGGAATTATTGATTCGGTCTACTATCATGAAGGTAGCACTATTAAAAAAGGTGCTACGTTATTACGTATAAAAGATGCTGTTACCAAAGGCAAAAAGTTGCTGAATAACTATGAAATTAGTCAACACACGCAATGCATTCATGACTTGCAATTACTTACCACACATCAACTTAATGAAAGTATTATATCCCAATTATATTCACCCTTATATAAAGAACAACTTAGTCATTACTTGCACCAGAAAACCGACCAAGATGCTTCGCTCAAAAAAAACACGCAAGAGTACAATACAGACGCTGTTCTCTTAAAAGGGAAAGTAATTACGAACAAAGAGTTTTTTGATGCTCAAATAGCCTATGAAAAGGCAACAGCAAATGCCAAAGCATTTGAGGTTGAACAACAAAGTAGTTGGCAGCAAGATTTAGTTCGATACAACCTCGAATTATCACAATACAAGGAAGAACAAGACGAGGTGAACATTGACGCATCGTACTTCGAAGTTAAAGCTCCCGTATCCGGTACTTTGCAAGGTATCAACACACTATATACTGGAGGGCTATTACAATCCAACGAAACCCTATGCACAATATCACCTGATGGCAGCCTGATAGCCGAATGCTATGTGTCTACCAAAGATATCGGACTAATAAAACAAGGGCAATCCGTTCGTTTCCAAATAGATGCCTTTGATTATAATTATTTTGGCGCACTAACCGGAAAAGTTATTTCCGTGGATAATGACTTTACTACGCTAAATGGCAACATAATATTTAAGGTACGTTGTCGATTCGACAGCACCCAATTACATTTAAAAAACGGGTATGCCGGTAACTTGCAAAAAGGACTTACCTTCCAAGCTCGATTTATAATTGGGGATCGTACGTTATGGCAATTATTGTGGGATAATATAAATAATTGGTTAAATCCAGCTGCCCCTCAACACACAACTTAA
- a CDS encoding CPBP family glutamic-type intramembrane protease: MEETINKFAEEILDFKNYPNLIVFQNKKIREKLVLLFMTYFFIFLLIVLSGLIILGTDFIVSNVLHFKNIHNQDTTQLKVEFTKFGLVKGALVMGLLGPLIEETIFRLPLSLNKYHIAIALSLAMLFFSGKIYTLQYIDWAFATRLLIAIALFLIIVKWMPANLSQVDNKYKTFINISSIALFGLVHITNYSPIQWPIFFLYPIYVLPQICLGWGLTYIRFRNGFFWGLLLHCFLNIISYVVTFL; this comes from the coding sequence ATGGAAGAGACAATAAATAAATTTGCAGAAGAAATATTGGATTTTAAGAACTACCCGAATTTGATCGTTTTCCAGAACAAAAAAATTCGGGAAAAATTGGTCTTACTATTTATGACGTATTTCTTTATATTTTTGTTAATAGTCTTATCTGGGCTAATAATCTTAGGAACAGACTTTATTGTATCAAATGTTCTACATTTTAAAAACATTCACAATCAAGATACAACCCAGCTAAAGGTCGAATTTACAAAATTTGGTCTTGTGAAGGGGGCATTAGTGATGGGTTTATTAGGCCCGTTGATCGAAGAAACCATATTCAGGTTACCATTATCATTAAATAAATATCATATAGCAATTGCCCTGTCATTAGCTATGCTTTTTTTTAGCGGAAAAATATATACTCTGCAATATATAGATTGGGCGTTCGCAACACGTTTATTGATTGCAATTGCACTGTTTTTAATTATTGTAAAATGGATGCCAGCGAATCTTTCACAAGTTGACAATAAGTATAAAACATTTATAAATATTAGTTCTATCGCTTTGTTTGGCCTGGTACATATTACCAATTATAGCCCTATTCAATGGCCAATCTTTTTTTTATATCCCATTTATGTATTGCCGCAAATATGCCTTGGCTGGGGACTTACATATATCAGATTTAGAAATGGTTTTTTTTGGGGGTTACTCTTACACTGTTTCTTAAATATAATTTCATACGTAGTTACTTTTCTATGA
- a CDS encoding CPBP family glutamic-type intramembrane protease — MLTIAKNIYLFYKSPLSNNESLQFSKSKLFWQVLLIYFLGLFIVAPLSNAITAIIPLISGYKNPMDIFHSKLNKVNMLYGYYQFLLVLLIMPIVEEVIFRLHLIYNWHNVVISLTVILLYALISFYKLNYTFNVSLVLFLFCGLGALLATVVLHDTKQLGQWPFVISAVLFGFAHLGNYGTLHISIFYFYIFLVLPQIFAGLILGYIRVNMGIVYAILMHILIDVPVMLVQFSKHY; from the coding sequence ATGTTGACAATTGCAAAGAATATTTATCTATTCTATAAATCTCCTCTTTCAAATAACGAATCGCTTCAATTCAGTAAATCAAAGTTATTTTGGCAAGTTCTATTAATTTATTTTTTAGGATTATTTATCGTCGCTCCACTATCTAACGCTATCACGGCGATTATACCTTTAATATCAGGATATAAAAACCCAATGGATATTTTCCATTCAAAATTGAATAAAGTAAATATGCTTTATGGCTATTATCAATTTTTGTTAGTGTTATTAATAATGCCAATAGTAGAAGAAGTTATTTTTAGATTGCATTTGATATATAATTGGCATAACGTCGTCATTTCACTTACTGTAATATTGCTTTATGCGTTAATAAGCTTTTATAAATTAAATTACACCTTTAACGTATCATTGGTGCTCTTTCTCTTTTGTGGGCTGGGGGCGTTGTTAGCAACAGTAGTACTACATGATACGAAACAGCTTGGTCAATGGCCTTTTGTTATTTCTGCAGTATTGTTTGGATTCGCTCACCTTGGTAACTATGGAACGTTACATATCAGTATATTTTATTTTTATATTTTCTTGGTTTTACCTCAAATTTTCGCTGGGCTTATTTTGGGATACATCAGAGTCAACATGGGGATAGTATATGCAATTTTAATGCATATTTTAATTGACGTTCCGGTGATGTTAGTTCAGTTTTCTAAGCACTACTAA
- a CDS encoding helix-turn-helix domain-containing protein, whose amino-acid sequence MIPKNKLKQLRVASGLSQKSLADKLFISQNAYCLIEKGTTKLDESRIKQLGKIFNVPLSELISESNPQNGIFENNSTAGPDDSKLNYYLVEQLVDQLSKKDDLILKLSSQVDFLLKDMHKSNEQKL is encoded by the coding sequence ATGATACCAAAGAACAAATTAAAACAATTGAGGGTTGCCTCCGGCTTATCCCAAAAATCACTTGCCGATAAATTATTTATAAGTCAAAATGCTTATTGTTTAATAGAAAAAGGTACTACAAAACTTGATGAGTCACGAATAAAACAACTCGGGAAAATATTTAATGTGCCCTTATCTGAATTAATATCCGAATCGAATCCCCAAAACGGCATATTTGAAAACAATAGTACTGCTGGGCCAGACGATTCCAAGCTAAATTATTATCTAGTAGAACAATTAGTTGACCAACTGTCTAAAAAAGATGACTTGATCCTGAAATTATCATCTCAGGTGGATTTTTTATTGAAAGATATGCATAAATCTAATGAGCAAAAACTTTAA
- a CDS encoding Arm DNA-binding domain-containing protein, giving the protein MKTVNNTFGVIFYLRKYKATNDGKTPIYARITVNGSRIDLSIKRSIEPGNWNSNKGMAKGSREEIIKLNKYLDQLQPDSLLFRLE; this is encoded by the coding sequence ATGAAAACAGTAAACAACACCTTTGGCGTTATTTTTTACCTAAGAAAGTACAAGGCCACTAATGACGGCAAAACCCCAATCTATGCAAGGATTACCGTTAATGGAAGCCGAATTGATCTTTCAATTAAACGTAGTATAGAACCGGGTAACTGGAATTCAAACAAAGGAATGGCAAAAGGAAGCCGGGAAGAAATCATCAAACTGAATAAATACCTTGACCAATTGCAACCTGATAGTCTACTTTTTAGACTAGAATAG
- a CDS encoding TonB-dependent receptor, with product MKKLYLLLVITLLTQALFAQRGGGRSGSARGPSTPLSPPIALREVSGIVKDTSDNTVIGAIITLKSKTDTLRTATNTDGVFVLKNVKAATFVLTISEIGFATTTRKYLNNDAVKHIVLDPIVLKPENNMLKTVNINGTPSITYKTDTVEYKASDYKVRENATVDELLKKMEGMEVGSDGTLTHQGQQVMKARLNGKDYAGGNVAQAIQTLPADIVDKIQIVDDYGDEAARTGVKDGNPQKVLNITTRADRSVGNIARLTAGEGSDSRYDDRVFGQRIDANQQIGVIANFRNTVNGVASTGLNGASNGSLGSQSSSGGSGGTTKAGGPAFNYRDDWGKKIEVNMSYTYAYNDVYSINNSVGKQYSSLGNTNFTNNSTGNNNSKTHTASFDMEYNIDSANYMRFTPTYSFSGTNSDNLSQYYQTGVINQTSLNNNGSTSSSPTYGAVLFYQHIFKKKRRNISLQLSYTHSDAQMNSMQEDSILYYRDTITTGTPFLDSLVHRVIQRGSLTNSYRASLTYVEPVGPLSQFEFNAQYIYRGYNNNAYTDNVDSLGRTFQIDSLTNVYHYSFAETRIALNYRINKPKYSLSLGVTAIPTLLQGERQGYAGTVDHSDFNLIPIFRYMYMWSRQERFSINYSGTPTEPTFNELQPFTDLTNPQNPVIGNPDLKPSFTHSINAIYNDYIANSQFNVSANVNASFVNNQVVTNNILTPTIVTKRNPTTGETLRDTSLIPYTHYTNLNGAYTVSGNYNVAKQYDDRKYNLELNGNVTYGRNIAMSNNVESFSSTWRFNERFGPRIDPNDWLEVNPYVSYNVTTSSNSLPDALDNNTKTLALSVDGKVYFLQTWMIGYSASKNYVTGISSNVTKNPFVVNAYFEKEFFKKRNGILSVQFFDILDQNNFINRVITPTGYTDTKTNALSRYVMVSFRMNLQQWSGAPKRHGKLMQRRGDGSFIE from the coding sequence ATGAAAAAATTATACCTATTGCTGGTTATAACATTATTAACGCAGGCTTTATTTGCTCAGCGTGGAGGGGGAAGAAGCGGATCAGCCAGGGGACCCTCTACCCCGCTCTCGCCGCCTATTGCGCTCAGAGAAGTGAGCGGCATTGTAAAGGATACATCCGACAATACAGTTATCGGCGCCATTATCACCTTAAAATCAAAAACTGATACTTTAAGAACAGCCACCAATACCGATGGTGTATTCGTACTGAAAAATGTAAAGGCAGCCACCTTTGTGCTTACTATTTCTGAGATCGGCTTTGCGACAACAACCCGTAAATACCTCAATAATGACGCGGTTAAGCATATTGTCTTAGACCCCATTGTGCTTAAGCCCGAAAATAATATGCTTAAAACCGTAAATATTAACGGCACACCAAGCATCACCTATAAAACAGATACCGTTGAGTATAAGGCCAGCGATTATAAAGTACGCGAAAATGCCACTGTTGACGAACTGCTCAAAAAAATGGAAGGCATGGAAGTAGGATCTGACGGTACGTTAACCCACCAGGGTCAGCAGGTAATGAAAGCCCGATTGAATGGCAAAGACTATGCTGGCGGCAACGTGGCCCAGGCTATACAGACTCTGCCTGCCGATATAGTTGATAAGATACAAATAGTTGATGACTATGGCGATGAAGCAGCCCGTACAGGTGTTAAAGACGGTAACCCGCAAAAGGTATTGAATATTACTACGCGTGCCGATAGATCGGTTGGTAATATTGCCCGCCTTACCGCAGGCGAAGGCAGCGACAGCAGGTATGACGACCGTGTTTTTGGCCAGCGTATTGATGCTAACCAGCAAATTGGTGTAATTGCCAATTTCCGTAATACGGTGAACGGCGTTGCCAGCACAGGCCTCAACGGTGCCAGCAATGGCTCCTTAGGCAGCCAAAGCAGCAGCGGCGGCAGCGGAGGTACTACAAAAGCCGGCGGGCCTGCCTTTAATTACCGCGATGACTGGGGCAAAAAAATAGAGGTGAACATGAGTTATACTTATGCCTATAATGATGTTTACTCCATCAATAATAGCGTAGGTAAGCAATATAGCTCATTAGGCAATACCAATTTCACTAACAACAGTACCGGGAACAACAACAGCAAAACTCATACGGCCAGCTTCGATATGGAGTATAATATCGACAGCGCCAATTACATGAGGTTTACACCTACCTACAGCTTTTCGGGTACTAACAGCGATAATTTATCGCAGTATTACCAAACCGGGGTAATTAACCAAACATCGCTTAACAATAATGGCAGTACCTCGTCATCACCTACGTATGGTGCTGTGCTGTTTTATCAGCATATATTTAAAAAGAAACGCAGGAATATCTCACTGCAGTTGAGCTATACCCATTCTGATGCGCAAATGAATAGCATGCAGGAAGATAGTATCCTTTATTACCGGGATACCATTACTACCGGCACACCATTCCTGGATTCGCTGGTACACCGGGTTATTCAGCGCGGGAGTTTAACCAACAGCTATCGGGCCAGTTTAACTTATGTTGAGCCGGTAGGTCCGCTTTCGCAATTTGAATTTAATGCGCAATATATTTACCGGGGATATAATAACAATGCTTATACCGATAATGTTGATAGCCTGGGCCGCACCTTCCAAATTGACAGTTTAACCAATGTTTACCACTATTCCTTTGCTGAAACGCGCATCGCTTTGAATTACCGGATCAACAAGCCTAAGTATAGCCTATCATTGGGCGTTACGGCTATCCCAACCCTTTTACAAGGCGAGCGGCAGGGATATGCAGGAACAGTAGATCATTCTGACTTTAATTTGATACCTATTTTCAGGTATATGTACATGTGGTCGCGGCAGGAAAGGTTTTCCATAAATTATTCAGGCACACCAACTGAGCCTACTTTTAATGAGCTGCAACCCTTTACCGATCTTACAAATCCGCAAAACCCTGTAATAGGTAATCCTGATCTTAAACCATCGTTCACCCATTCCATTAACGCTATTTATAACGATTATATAGCTAATTCGCAGTTTAATGTGTCAGCAAATGTTAATGCCTCGTTTGTTAATAACCAGGTTGTAACCAATAACATCCTCACGCCAACTATCGTCACCAAAAGAAATCCTACCACAGGAGAAACCTTACGCGATACCAGCTTAATACCCTACACCCATTATACCAATCTAAATGGCGCTTATACTGTAAGCGGAAATTATAATGTTGCCAAACAATATGATGACCGTAAATACAATCTCGAACTGAATGGCAACGTAACTTATGGCCGCAACATAGCCATGAGCAATAATGTGGAGAGCTTCTCCTCCACCTGGCGGTTTAACGAGCGCTTCGGCCCGAGAATTGATCCTAACGATTGGCTGGAAGTAAATCCTTATGTTTCCTATAATGTTACCACATCATCAAACAGTTTGCCCGATGCATTGGACAATAACACCAAAACACTGGCTCTAAGTGTTGACGGCAAAGTGTACTTTCTGCAAACATGGATGATAGGCTACAGCGCGAGCAAAAACTATGTGACAGGCATCAGCTCAAACGTTACCAAGAACCCATTTGTAGTGAATGCTTATTTCGAGAAAGAGTTTTTTAAGAAAAGAAATGGCATCCTGAGCGTGCAATTTTTTGATATACTCGACCAGAACAACTTCATAAACCGGGTAATTACTCCAACAGGTTATACAGATACCAAAACCAATGCCTTAAGCCGCTATGTAATGGTAAGCTTCAGGATGAACCTGCAACAATGGAGCGGCGCACCCAAACGCCATGGCAAGCTAATGCAGCGCAGAGGTGATGGTAGTTTTATTGAGTGA